One segment of Bradyrhizobium sp. CB2312 DNA contains the following:
- the lepB gene encoding signal peptidase I codes for MSVTSGTKTESGVGETIRVVIHALLIALVIRTFLFQPFNIPSGSMKATLLVGDYLFVSKYSYGYSHYSIPFSPPLFSGRIWGADPNRGDVVVFRLPREDSTDYIKRVIGLPGDRIQMKDGLLYINDVPVQRERLSDFVGEDPCSSSDTERVTTARVKRWKEVLPNGVSYETLDCVDNGFYDSTSVYTVPPGHFFMMGDNRDNSTDSRVQSAVGYVPQENLIGRAQMIFFSIGQGEHAWMFWRWPWSVRWNRFFKIVR; via the coding sequence ATGAGCGTGACTTCGGGAACGAAAACTGAGAGCGGCGTCGGCGAAACGATCCGGGTCGTGATCCATGCTCTCCTGATCGCGCTGGTGATCCGCACCTTTCTGTTCCAGCCCTTCAACATCCCGTCGGGCTCGATGAAGGCGACGCTGCTGGTCGGCGATTATCTGTTCGTCTCGAAATATTCCTACGGCTACAGCCACTACTCGATCCCGTTCTCGCCGCCGCTGTTCTCGGGGCGAATCTGGGGCGCGGACCCGAACCGCGGCGACGTCGTCGTGTTTCGCCTGCCGAGGGAAGACTCCACCGACTACATCAAGCGCGTGATCGGTCTTCCTGGCGACCGCATCCAGATGAAAGACGGGCTGCTCTACATCAACGACGTGCCGGTGCAGCGCGAACGGCTGAGCGACTTCGTCGGCGAAGACCCTTGCAGTTCGTCCGACACGGAGCGGGTCACGACGGCGCGGGTGAAGCGCTGGAAGGAGGTGCTGCCGAACGGCGTCTCCTACGAGACCCTCGATTGCGTCGATAACGGCTTCTACGACAGCACCAGTGTCTACACCGTGCCGCCCGGCCATTTCTTCATGATGGGCGACAATCGCGACAACTCGACCGACAGCCGCGTCCAGTCGGCGGTGGGTTACGTGCCGCAGGAGAACCTGATCGGCCGCGCCCAGATGATCTTCTTCTCGATCGGCCAGGGCGAGCATGCCTGGATGTTCTGGCGCTGGCCGTGGTCGGTGCGCTGGAATCGTTTCTTCAAAATCGTCCGATGA
- the rnc gene encoding ribonuclease III — translation MKDEAKDIATQSIEAQAAPEGEAATKTPAKKKRARSSKKDKAKAADANAALEARIGHGFTDPNLLMQAITHVSALKSGRKRGDSYQRLEFLGDHVLGLVVSDMLYHAFPNADEGELSKRLAELVRKESCADVAKSLGLLDDIKLGSVGSSADARLRKSILGDICEAVIGAIFLDGGHAAAAEFVKRNWTERMHKPRRPLRDPKTVLQEWAQGKGLPTPVYREVERTGPHHDPQFRVAVDLPGLAPAEGVGGSKRAAEKVAASVMIEREGVGGGNDG, via the coding sequence ATGAAAGACGAAGCCAAGGACATCGCGACCCAATCAATCGAGGCGCAAGCCGCTCCTGAGGGCGAAGCTGCGACGAAGACGCCTGCCAAGAAGAAGCGGGCGCGGAGCAGCAAGAAGGACAAGGCGAAGGCGGCGGATGCCAATGCGGCGCTCGAGGCGCGCATCGGACACGGCTTCACTGACCCGAACCTGTTGATGCAGGCGATCACGCATGTCTCGGCGCTGAAGTCGGGGCGCAAGCGCGGCGACAGCTATCAGCGGCTGGAATTCCTAGGCGACCACGTGCTCGGCCTCGTCGTCTCCGACATGCTCTATCACGCCTTCCCGAACGCCGACGAAGGCGAGCTGTCGAAGCGGCTTGCCGAACTGGTGCGCAAGGAGAGCTGCGCCGATGTCGCAAAATCGCTCGGGCTGCTCGACGACATCAAGCTGGGGTCGGTCGGGTCCAGCGCCGATGCGCGCCTGCGCAAATCCATCCTCGGTGACATCTGCGAAGCCGTGATCGGCGCCATCTTCCTCGACGGTGGCCATGCGGCTGCGGCCGAGTTCGTCAAGCGCAACTGGACCGAGCGCATGCACAAGCCGCGGCGTCCGTTGCGCGATCCCAAGACTGTGCTGCAGGAATGGGCGCAGGGCAAGGGACTGCCGACGCCGGTTTACCGCGAGGTCGAGCGCACCGGCCCGCATCATGATCCGCAGTTTCGCGTTGCCGTGGACCTGCCGGGGCTGGCGCCGGCCGAAGGCGTCGGGGGCAGCAAGCGTGCGGCAGAGAAGGTGGCGGCCTCGGTCATGATCGAACGCGAAGGTGTTGGCGGCGGCAATGACGGCTGA
- the era gene encoding GTPase Era: protein MTAEASGEAPTATRCGFVALIGAPNVGKSTLVNALVGAKVTIVSRKVQTTRALIRGIVIDNNAQIILVDTPGIFSPKRRLDRAMVSTAWSGAHDADLVCVLLDAKTGIDEEAEAILAKAASVNHDKILVINKVDLVQREKLLALAQAANERMTFAKTFMIAAISGDGVDDIRTTLAAMVPPGPFLYPEDQMSDAPMRQLAAEITREKIYQKLHQELPYQSTVETDKWEERKDHSVRIEQTIFVERESQRKIVLGKGGATIKSIGADSRKELMQILDVPVHLFLFVKVRENWGDDPDRYREMGLDFPKE, encoded by the coding sequence ATGACGGCTGAAGCAAGCGGAGAGGCGCCGACCGCGACGCGCTGCGGCTTCGTCGCGCTGATCGGTGCGCCCAATGTCGGCAAGTCCACGCTGGTCAATGCGCTGGTCGGGGCCAAGGTGACGATCGTCTCGCGCAAGGTGCAGACCACGCGCGCGCTGATCCGCGGCATCGTCATCGACAACAACGCGCAGATCATCCTGGTCGACACGCCCGGCATCTTCTCGCCCAAGCGCCGGCTCGACCGCGCCATGGTCTCGACCGCCTGGAGCGGGGCGCATGATGCCGACCTCGTCTGCGTGCTGCTCGACGCCAAGACCGGCATCGACGAGGAGGCCGAGGCGATCCTCGCCAAGGCCGCCAGCGTCAACCACGACAAGATCCTCGTCATCAACAAGGTCGACCTGGTCCAGCGCGAGAAGCTGCTGGCGCTGGCGCAGGCCGCCAACGAGCGCATGACGTTCGCAAAGACCTTCATGATCGCGGCGATCTCGGGTGACGGCGTCGACGACATCCGCACGACTCTCGCCGCGATGGTGCCGCCGGGCCCGTTCCTCTACCCCGAGGACCAGATGTCCGACGCGCCGATGCGGCAGCTGGCGGCCGAGATCACGCGCGAAAAGATCTATCAGAAGCTGCACCAGGAATTGCCCTACCAGTCCACGGTCGAGACCGACAAGTGGGAGGAGCGCAAGGACCATTCGGTGCGGATCGAGCAGACGATCTTCGTCGAGCGCGAGAGCCAGCGCAAGATCGTGCTCGGCAAGGGCGGTGCCACCATCAAGTCGATCGGTGCGGACTCGCGCAAAGAGCTGATGCAGATCCTGGACGTGCCGGTGCATCTGTTCCTGTTCGTCAAGGTGCGCGAGAACTGGGGCGATGATCCCGATCGCTACCGCGAGATGGGCCTGGACTTTCCCAAAGAATAA
- the recO gene encoding DNA repair protein RecO, producing the protein MEWTDEGIVLGVRRHGESSAIVELLTRAHGRHLGLVRGGASSRLRPLLQPGNSVSAVWRARLDEHLGTYAIEGLKLRAATLLGSSHGVYGVTHLASIARLLPERDPHEDIFALLEHSLDDFDDIGSAAVHLIHFELAMLAELGFGLALENCAVTGETTDLIYVSPKSGGAVSRGAGEPWRDRLLRLPPFLRHGETASELTEQDLQDGFRLTGLFLLRHVLEPRGQGHSDARAGFINALMRQQARAAIPAP; encoded by the coding sequence ATGGAATGGACCGACGAAGGCATCGTGCTGGGCGTGCGGCGGCATGGCGAGTCCAGCGCCATTGTCGAGCTCCTGACCCGCGCGCACGGCCGGCATCTCGGACTCGTGCGCGGTGGCGCCAGCTCGCGGCTGCGGCCGCTCTTGCAGCCCGGCAACAGCGTCAGTGCGGTGTGGCGGGCGCGGCTTGACGAGCATCTCGGCACCTATGCGATCGAGGGATTGAAGCTGCGCGCCGCGACGCTGCTCGGATCGTCCCACGGGGTCTACGGCGTCACCCATCTCGCCTCGATCGCGCGGCTCCTGCCGGAGCGCGATCCGCATGAAGACATCTTTGCGCTGCTGGAGCATTCGCTCGACGATTTCGACGATATCGGCAGCGCCGCCGTGCATCTCATTCATTTCGAGCTGGCGATGCTCGCCGAGCTGGGTTTCGGGCTCGCGCTGGAGAATTGCGCGGTGACCGGCGAGACCACGGACCTGATCTATGTCTCGCCCAAATCCGGCGGGGCGGTGTCGCGCGGCGCGGGCGAGCCATGGCGGGACCGGCTGCTGCGCCTGCCGCCATTCCTCCGCCACGGCGAAACCGCGAGCGAACTGACCGAACAGGATCTCCAGGATGGGTTCCGCCTGACCGGCCTGTTCCTGCTGCGCCATGTGCTGGAGCCGCGCGGACAGGGTCATTCCGACGCGCGCGCGGGCTTCATCAATGCCCTGATGCGGCAGCAGGCGAGGGCGGCAATCCCTGCGCCATGA
- the parC gene encoding DNA topoisomerase IV subunit A, producing MGKRIVPPEEPAEIHEVPLREALEERYLAYALSTIMHRALPDARDGLKPVHRRILYGMRLLRLDPGTAFKKSAKIVGDVMGSFHPHGDQAIYDAMVRLAQDFSSRYPLVDGQGNFGNIDGDNPAAYRYTEARMTDVARLLLEGIDEDGVEFRANYDGQSKEPVVLPGGFPNLLANGAQGIAVGMATSIPPHNAAELCDAALHLIEKPDAKSKALLKWVKGPDFPTGGIIVDSKQAIAEAYTTGRGSFRVRARWSHEEGARGTWVVVVTEIPFLVQKSRLIEKVAELLDQKKLPLVGDIRDESAEDVRIVIEPKSKNVDPALMMESLFRLTELENKIPLNLNVLIKGKIPKVVGLAECLREWLDHLRDVLIRRSNYRKEQIEHRLEVLGGFLIAYLNIDKVIKIIRTEDEPKPALIKAFKLTEVQAEAILNMRLRSLRKLEEMEIRTEDKNLRAELKGINAVLASEAEQWKKVGEQVGKVRDMFGPKTPLGKRRTTFADAPEHDLAAIEEAFVEREPVTVVVSDKGWIRTMKGHVEDLSGLAFKQDDKLGFAFFAETTSKLLLFATNGKFYSLDVAKLPGGRGHGEPIRLFIDLEQEAAPVALFVHKGGRKFLVASHEGQGFVVNEDDCVGTTKKGKQVLNVDMPNEARAITEVLGDTVAVIGDNRKMLIFPLDQVPEMARGRGVRLQKYKDGGLSDVAVFDAKAGLTWKDSAGREFSASMKELAEWQGTRADAGRLPPKGFPKSNKFGRGIG from the coding sequence ATGGGAAAGCGAATCGTTCCGCCGGAAGAGCCGGCCGAAATTCACGAGGTGCCGCTGCGTGAGGCGCTCGAAGAGCGCTATCTCGCCTATGCGCTCTCCACCATTATGCACCGCGCGCTGCCGGACGCGCGCGACGGCCTGAAGCCGGTGCACCGGCGCATCCTCTACGGCATGCGCCTGCTCCGCCTCGACCCCGGCACGGCCTTCAAGAAGTCCGCAAAAATCGTCGGCGACGTGATGGGCTCGTTCCATCCGCACGGCGACCAGGCGATCTACGACGCCATGGTCCGCCTCGCGCAGGATTTCTCCTCGCGCTACCCGCTGGTCGACGGCCAGGGCAATTTCGGCAATATCGACGGCGATAACCCCGCCGCCTACCGCTACACCGAAGCGCGCATGACCGACGTCGCGCGGCTCCTGCTCGAGGGCATCGACGAGGACGGCGTTGAATTCCGCGCCAATTACGACGGCCAGTCGAAAGAGCCGGTCGTGCTGCCGGGCGGCTTCCCGAACCTGCTTGCCAACGGCGCGCAAGGCATCGCGGTCGGCATGGCGACCTCGATCCCGCCCCACAACGCCGCCGAGCTTTGCGATGCAGCGCTGCATCTGATCGAGAAGCCCGACGCGAAGTCCAAGGCGCTCTTGAAGTGGGTGAAGGGCCCGGATTTCCCGACCGGCGGCATCATCGTCGATTCCAAGCAGGCCATCGCTGAGGCCTACACGACCGGCCGCGGCTCGTTCCGCGTCCGCGCCAGGTGGTCGCACGAAGAGGGCGCGCGCGGCACCTGGGTCGTCGTCGTCACCGAGATCCCGTTCCTGGTCCAGAAGTCGCGCCTGATCGAGAAGGTCGCCGAACTGCTGGACCAGAAGAAGCTGCCGCTGGTCGGCGACATCAGGGACGAGTCGGCCGAAGACGTCCGCATCGTGATCGAGCCGAAATCGAAGAACGTCGATCCCGCCCTGATGATGGAATCGCTGTTCCGGCTGACCGAGCTCGAAAACAAGATTCCGCTGAATCTGAACGTCCTGATCAAGGGCAAAATCCCGAAGGTGGTGGGACTCGCCGAGTGCTTGCGCGAATGGCTCGACCATTTGCGGGACGTGCTGATCCGCCGCAGCAACTACCGCAAGGAGCAGATCGAGCACCGCCTGGAGGTTCTCGGCGGCTTCCTGATCGCCTATCTGAACATCGACAAGGTGATCAAGATCATCCGCACAGAGGATGAACCGAAGCCGGCGTTGATCAAGGCATTCAAGCTCACCGAGGTGCAGGCCGAAGCCATCCTCAACATGCGCCTGCGCTCCTTGCGCAAGCTCGAAGAGATGGAGATCCGCACCGAGGACAAGAACCTCCGCGCCGAGCTCAAGGGCATCAACGCGGTGCTCGCCTCCGAAGCCGAGCAATGGAAGAAGGTCGGCGAGCAAGTCGGCAAGGTCCGCGACATGTTCGGACCCAAGACGCCGCTCGGCAAGCGCCGCACCACCTTCGCTGATGCGCCCGAGCACGATCTCGCCGCGATCGAGGAGGCCTTCGTCGAGCGCGAGCCGGTGACGGTCGTTGTCTCCGACAAGGGCTGGATCCGCACCATGAAGGGCCATGTCGAGGATCTCTCAGGGCTCGCCTTCAAGCAGGACGACAAGCTCGGCTTCGCCTTCTTCGCGGAGACGACCTCGAAGCTGCTGCTGTTTGCGACCAACGGCAAGTTCTACTCGCTCGACGTCGCGAAACTGCCGGGCGGCCGCGGACACGGCGAGCCGATCCGCCTGTTCATCGACCTCGAACAGGAGGCCGCACCCGTCGCGCTGTTCGTCCACAAGGGTGGTCGCAAATTCCTGGTGGCGAGCCACGAGGGGCAGGGCTTTGTCGTCAACGAGGACGATTGCGTCGGCACCACCAAGAAGGGCAAGCAGGTTCTCAACGTCGACATGCCGAACGAGGCCCGCGCGATCACCGAAGTGCTCGGCGACACCGTCGCGGTCATCGGCGACAACCGCAAGATGCTCATCTTCCCGCTCGACCAGGTGCCGGAGATGGCCCGCGGCCGCGGCGTGCGCTTGCAGAAGTACAAGGATGGCGGCCTGTCCGACGTCGCCGTGTTCGACGCCAAGGCGGGCCTGACCTGGAAGGACTCCGCGGGGCGCGAGTTCAGCGCGAGCATGAAAGAGCTCGCCGAATGGCAGGGCACCCGCGCCGACGCCGGCCGTTTGCCGCCGAAGGGCTTCCCGAAGTCGAACAAGTTCGGCAGGGGGATCGGGTAG
- a CDS encoding ABC transporter substrate-binding protein, with product MFELRAFILALLGLALAAPAHAAGNLVAVLEAEIVTLDPHFSTAYISRTFGYMVFDTLFAKDSKGEIKPQMVQDWKVSPDGLTYSFTLRDGLKWHDGQPVTAADCVASLRRWGTRSALGRRIFAITASLEPADAKTFVLTLKEPSGLVIDALGNPVSPVAFMMPERIAKTPGDQRITEIIGSGPFVYSKADHRTGDRMILKKFADYVPRPEPADFLAGGKRVNVDALEIRVIPDGATAASALQAGEIDFMQYAPFDLLPTLEKNTRVKLINFTGGNMFAGAYRLNAASKPFDDPAIRRVLWKLVDQREVLDALGLDSKYATPCATYFTCGTTYESKAGIEAAAKPSIEAAKAALKATKYAGEPVVVMEANDLEAPRVSAQVLAERLKQAGFNVDLQVMDWASVLARRAKKEGWSVYGVHAGGYDLGSPLTNVMVAFNCADFTGWQCDARITL from the coding sequence ATGTTCGAACTGAGAGCTTTCATTTTGGCGTTGCTCGGACTTGCACTGGCGGCGCCGGCGCATGCGGCGGGCAATCTCGTCGCGGTGCTCGAGGCGGAGATCGTCACGCTCGATCCGCATTTCTCCACGGCCTATATTTCGCGCACGTTCGGCTACATGGTGTTCGATACGCTGTTCGCGAAGGATTCCAAGGGCGAGATCAAGCCGCAGATGGTGCAGGACTGGAAGGTCTCGCCCGATGGTTTGACCTATAGCTTCACGCTGCGCGACGGCCTGAAATGGCACGACGGCCAGCCGGTGACGGCGGCCGATTGCGTGGCGTCGTTACGCCGCTGGGGCACCCGCAGTGCGCTCGGCCGCCGCATCTTCGCGATCACGGCCTCGCTTGAGCCGGCCGATGCGAAAACCTTCGTGCTCACGCTGAAGGAGCCATCCGGGCTTGTCATCGACGCGCTCGGCAATCCCGTGAGCCCGGTCGCCTTCATGATGCCCGAGCGCATTGCGAAGACGCCCGGCGACCAGCGCATCACCGAGATCATCGGCTCCGGCCCGTTCGTCTACAGCAAGGCCGATCACCGCACCGGCGATCGTATGATCCTGAAGAAGTTCGCTGACTATGTGCCGCGTCCCGAGCCCGCCGACTTCCTCGCCGGCGGCAAGCGCGTCAACGTCGATGCGCTCGAGATCCGAGTCATCCCTGACGGTGCGACCGCCGCGTCCGCGCTGCAGGCCGGCGAGATCGACTTCATGCAATATGCGCCGTTCGATCTCTTGCCGACGCTCGAGAAGAACACTCGCGTCAAGCTCATCAATTTCACCGGCGGCAACATGTTCGCCGGAGCCTATCGCCTCAACGCTGCCTCCAAGCCGTTCGACGATCCCGCCATCCGGCGCGTGCTGTGGAAGCTGGTTGATCAGCGCGAGGTGCTGGATGCGCTCGGGCTCGACTCCAAATATGCGACGCCTTGCGCGACCTACTTCACCTGCGGCACCACATACGAGAGCAAGGCCGGCATTGAAGCCGCCGCCAAGCCGTCGATCGAAGCGGCGAAGGCTGCGCTGAAAGCGACCAAATATGCCGGCGAGCCCGTCGTCGTCATGGAAGCCAACGACCTCGAAGCCCCGCGCGTCTCGGCGCAGGTTCTGGCCGAGCGGCTCAAGCAGGCGGGGTTCAATGTCGACCTGCAGGTGATGGACTGGGCCAGCGTGCTTGCGCGCCGCGCAAAGAAGGAGGGCTGGAGCGTCTATGGCGTTCACGCCGGGGGCTACGACCTGGGCTCGCCGCTCACCAATGTCATGGTCGCTTTCAATTGCGCCGACTTCACTGGCTGGCAATGCGATGCGCGCATCACCCTCTGA